DNA sequence from the Janibacter sp. CX7 genome:
GGCATCACCGGGGCCTCGCTCACCTGACGGCATGACGAAGGGGGTGGGACCGGTCGACCGGTCCCACCCCCTTCGCCGTGCGTGGCGCTGATCAGAGGCGCCAGCAGCTGCTCGCCTGGTTGAGACCGGCGAAGCGGGCCTCGAAGAAGAGCATCGACTTCTCCACGTGCGGGAGGAAGCCACCGACGTGGGTGGGCGTCACGCCGGCGTTGAAGGAGACGCGGGTGCCCTTGTCGCACCAGTCGCTGGCCAGCTGCTTGCCGACCGCGTAGGGGATGACGTCGTCACCCAGCGAGTGGTTGATCTGCACCGGCGCGTTGGGCTTGCGCTTGCCGATCCGCTGCTCGGCGATCGCCGACTTGAAGGGCTCCTCGTCGAGCAGCTCCGAGAGCTTCTTGCCGCTCGTCGTGTACTTCGAGGAGTCGAGATTGGCGTAGGAGAAGAGGTCGAAGACGCAGGCGCTCTCCACCTTGCTCGCGAGCTCCAGACCCTGCGCGTTGAGGAAGGGCTTGGGGTCGACGTGCTCCGTCGTGGCCACGCCGAGGGTGGCGAAGAGGGCGAAGAGCGAGTAGGTCGTGCCGTCGATGTTGGCCCCGACCTTGGCCAGGTCCGCCGGCGGGGCGCCGATGGCCGAGCCCTTGATGTTCAGCTCCGGAGCGTAGCTCGGCGCCAGCTCGGCCGCAGCAGCCGCGGCGCCGCCACCCTGGGAGTAGCCCATGAGGCCGATCGGGGTCTTGTTGTCGAGGCCGCTGCCCTGCAGGTTCTTGGCGGCGCGAGCCAGGTCGAGGGTCGCGCGGCCCTGGGGCTCGCGGGCCATGTAGGTGTGCGAGCCGGGCGTGCCGAGGCCCTGGAAGTCGGTGATGCCGACCGCGTAGCCACGGGCGACGGCCCGGCCGACACCGATGCCCTCGTACTCGAAGAAGCTCTCCATCTGCCGCGACGGGGCGCAGGAGTCGCCCATGCCCTGGGTGCCGGGCGCATAGGAGATCAGGGGGCGCTGGGAGGCGCCGACGTAGCTCGTCTTGGGGACGAAGACCGTGCCCGTGACGGCGATCGGGGTGCCGTCGGCGTCGGTGGAGGAGTACATGATGCGGGTCGCGGTGACGACCGACGAGGACAGGTCGAAGGGGTCGAGCAGCAGCGGGGCCGGCTCGCTGCGGATGATCGTGCCGGGCGTGCTCGGGATCGTCGCCGGCGGCTCGTAGAAGGCGGGGCGAGCGGCCTCGGGGGTGTCGGTCAGGGTCTTGGCCCCAGCGGTGCCCGGGACGTCGTGGGGTCCGGCGACGGCATTGCCGGCCAGCGGGAGGCCGACGGCGACGGCGAGTGCCGCAGCCGCAACGGCACGCTTCTTCTTTGAAAACATGCGAGTCCTGTCGTGGGAAGGGAAGGGACGAGACCTTCCCCAGCCGACGATGGCGCGCCTGACCGGGATGGCCTCGGGTGTGGCGACGACCATGGTTACCTACGAGTCACATCCCGGCAACCGGTGCATGCTGTGGGCATGGTCTCCCTCGTCCTCGCGTCCGCCTCCCCCGCCCGTCTGGGACTCTTGCGTGCCAGCGGCATTGCCCCTGATGTCGTCGTCAGCGATGTCGACGAGCACGCGGTGGAGTCCCTTGCGCGGCAACGGGATCCGCAGCTGTCTCCGGTGCAGCTGGCGCAGCTGCTGGCCGAGGCGAAGGGAGCGGCCGTCGCCTCGCGCCTGGCCGGGCAGACCCCCTTCGTCCTCGCCTGCGACTCGGTCCTCGAGGTCGACGGGCAGGTCCACGGCAAGCCGGGCACGCCCGAGGTCGCCCGCGAGCGGTGGGAGCAGGTGCGTGGCCGCTCGGCGGTCCTGCACACCGGCCACCACCTCGTCGACATGCGTGACGGCCGCACCGCCGGGGGTCCGGCGAGTGCGACCGTCAGGTTCGCATCGGTGACCGATGCCGAGGTCGAGGGCTACGTCGCGACGGGCGAGCCGCTCCACGTGGCCGGCGGGTTCACCCTCGACGGGCTGGGCGCTCCCTTCGTCGAGTCGATCGAGGGCCACCCGAGCACCGTCGTCGGGCTGTGCCTGCCCCTGCTGCGTCGGCTGCTCACCGACCTTGGCACCGACTGGTGGTCGGTGGCTCAGTCGCGGGCGTAGGCCACCGCGGCCTCGGCGTCGACGATGCCGCGGCCGTAGAGCGCGCTGTAGCCGCCGCGGGTGCCGAGCAGCGGGTGCCGCGAGGTCGACAGGATCGCCTGCTCGACGTTGGCCATGCTGCGGCCCTGGCCGAAGAGGATCGCGGCGACCCCGGCGACGTGCGGGGTGGCCATCGAGGTGCCGGCGAAGGCCGCGTAGTCCTTGCCCTCACCGCACTCGTCGGTGCCGGTGCCGCGCGGCACGGTCGAGAGGATGTCCTCGGAGCAGTCGCCGCCGAGGAGTCGGCCGGAGCCGCCCGGTGCCGCGACGCCCGTGCCGCTGAGCTTGACCGGCAGCTCGGAGAAGTAGGACTTCATCTCGTTCTTGTCCGTGGCCCCGACGCAGATCGAGTCGCTGCTGAAGGCCGGGTCGTTGCACAGCAGGGTCGAGGTGTTGCCCGCCGCGGCCACCGTGAGGGTGCCCTTGTCGCGGGCGTACTGGATCGCGTCCTTCATCGTCGTGTCGAGACCGAGGATGGAGAAGATCTGGGTGCCCGGCAGGCCACCCAGGCTGAGGTTGATGACGTCGGCACCGTTGTCCGCCGCGTAGCGGATGCCCTCGGCGATGTCCTCGGCGGTGCCCGACCCGTCCTCGAGGACCTTGATCGGCATGACCTTGGCGTCGGGGGCGACACCGGCGACGCCGATCCCGTTGTCAGCGGTGGCGGCGATGGTGCCCGCGACGTGGGTGCCGTGGACGTCGGGCTCCTGGCCCTCGCCGTCCTGGCCCTTCCAGCTGCCGTCGCCGCACGAGCCGGCCTGCTCGCCGCAGACGAAGTCGGCGCCCGGCACGAGCCTGCCCTGCAGGTCGGGGTGACCGAGGTCGACACCGGTATCGACGACGGCGACGACGGTGCCGGCACCGCGGCTGCTCGACCAGGCCTGCTCGGCATGGACCTGGTCCAGCCCGTAGAGCTTGTCGCGCAGCGGATCGTCGGTGGCGGCACCGGCCGAGCCGGCGGTGACGACGAGGCCGACCGCACAGGCAGCGGCGGCGAAGGGGGCGGTCCAGGTCTTCATCGAGGTGTCCTTCGTCAGGGAACGTTGGTTACCCCAAGGTAACGACGAGGCGGCGCCTCCGCAGCGCGAGCCGGCGAGGCCTGGGTCACGCCCCCTTCGCCCCGACCTCACGGCCACGGCCGGTCAGACCGGCGGGATTCCCCGCCGACGCTCTGAGAAGCGGCGGTCGCGACCACGGGCGTGCCGCAGGCGGGCGAGCAGCTCCTCGCGCAGGGCCTCGGGCTCGATAACCTGGTCGATGACGAGGTCCGCGGCCAGCCGCTCGAGGTCGACGTCCTCGAGGTACTCGGCGCGACGCGCGGCGATGAACTCGTCGCGGGCGGCCTCCCCTTCGTCGGCCTCGATCTGCGCGATCTTGTTGGCGTAGACGGCGTTGACCGCGGCCTCCGGACCCATGACCGCGACGCGGGCGGTGGGCAGCGCGATCGTCGCGTCGGGGGCGAAGCCGGGCCCGCCCATGGCGTAGAGACCGGCGCCGTAGGCCTTGCGCACGATGACGCAGAACTGCGGGACGGTCGCCGAGGCGACGGCCGAGACCATCTTCGCGCCGTGGCGGATGATCCCGCCGCGCTCGACCTCGGAGCCGATCATGAAGCCCGGGACGTCGGCGAGGTAGATCAGCGGGATCGAGTAGGCATCGCACAGCCAGATGAAGCGCGCGGCCTTGTCGGCACTGTCGGTGAAGAGCACGCCGCCCTTGGCCATCGAGTTGTTGGCGACGATGCCGACGGTCTCCCCCGCCATCCGGCCGAGGCCGACGACCAGCTCGGTCGCGAAGAGCTCCTTGACCTCGAAGAAGGAGTCGTCGTCGACGAGGCCGTCGATGACGTCGTGCACGTCGAAGGGCTGCGACTCGCGCTCGGGGATGGTCGCGGCGGTGAGCGGCGCGGCCGGCTCCTCCGGCTGGTACGAAGGGAGGTCGCTGTGCCAGTTCTGCGGCAGATAGCTCAGCCACAGGCGGGCCGCCTCGATGGCCTCGGTGTCGTCGGCGACGAGCACGTCACCGACACCGCTCACGGTGCAGTGCATGCGGGCGCCGCCCATCTCATCGAGGGAGACCCGCTCGCCGACGACCATCTCGGCCATGCGCGGGCTGCCGAGGTACATCGACGCATTGCCCTCGACCATGATCACGAGGTCGGTGAAGGAGGGGATGTAGGCGCCGCCGGCGGCGCTCGGGCCGAAGAGGCAGCAGATCTGCGGGACCTTGCCCGACAGGGCGACCTGGTTGTGGAAGATGTGCCCGGCGCCGCGGCGTCCCGGGAACATCTCGACCTGGTCGGTGATGCGCGCGCCCGCGGAGTCGACGAGCCAGAAGACCGGCAGCTCCTCGCGCAGCGCGGTCTCGGTGGCGCGCACGATCTTCTCCACCGTGCGGGCGCCCCACGAGCCGGCCTTGACCGTCGGGTCGTTGGCGATGACGATGACCGGCCGGTCGTCGACGAGCCCGCGGCCGGTGACGACGCCGTCGGCCGGCAGCCCGGGCGCGAGCGCATTGGCATAGCGCCCGTCCTCGACGAAGCTGCCCTCGTCGACGAGCAGTGCGATGCGGTCGCGGACGTAGAGCTTGCCCTGGGACTCGAGCTTCGCCGCGGCCTTGTCGGTCGGGCGCTCGGAGGCCTCGTGCGCCTCGCGGATACGGCGGCGGACGTCCTCGACCGCGGGGTCGAGCGGATAGCTGCTCACTGGGACTCTCCTTCGTCCGGGCGGCTCAGACCGGCAGGCCGAGGTGGCGGGCGATGACCATGCGCTGCACCTCGGAGGTGCCCTCGCCGATCTCGAGGATCTTGGCGTCGCGGTAGAAGCGCGCGACGGGGTACTCCTCCATGAAGCCGTTGCCGCCGAAGACCTGCGTGGCGATGCGCGTCGCGCTCACCGCGGCCTCGGAGGTGTAGAGCTTGGCGATCGAGGCGGCCTTGGCGACCTCCTGCGTCGAGCGACGACCGCGGTCGGCCTCGTCCTTGAGCCAGGCGGCCTTGTAGGTGAGCACGCGGGAGGTCTCGGCCATGACGGCGAGGTCGGAGACCTGGAAGCTCACGCCCTGGTTGACGCCGATCGGCCGGCCGAAGGCGGTGCGGGTCTGCGCGTAGTCGGTGGCCAGCTCGAGCATCCGCTGGGTCAGGCCGGTGGCGAGCGCCGAGATGGCGATGCGGCCGTCGTCGAGCGTCTTGAGGAACTGACGGAAACCCTGCCCCTCCTGCCCGACGAGGTGGTCGGCGGGGACGCGGCAGCCGGCGAAGCTCAGCCCGTGGGTGTCGGAGATGTTCCACCCGAGCTTGTCGTAGGGCGCTTCGACGGTGAAGCCGGGCGTGCCGCTGGGGACGATGATCGCGGAGATCTGCGGGCGACCCTCCGCGCTCGTGCCGGTGCGGGCGGTCACCGTGACGAGCGAGGTGATGTCGGTGCCGGAGTTGGTGATGAAGGACTTCGCGCCGTCGATGACCCACTCGTCGCCGTCGCGCTTCGCCGTCGTGCGGGTGCCACCGGCGTCGGAGCCGGCGTCGGGCTCGGTGAGACCGAAGCCGGCGAGCGCGCGCCCGGCGACGAGGTCGGGGAGCCAGCGGTCGCGCTGCTCGTCGGTGCCGTAGGTGAGGATCGGGTTGATGCCCAGGCCGACGCCGGCGGAGAGCGTGATGCCGATGGACTGGTCGATGCGGCCGAGCTCCTCGATCGCGACGCACAGGGCGGTGAAGTCGGACTGGACGACGCCGTCGACGGTCTCGGCCGACCCGCCCCAGCGCTCGGGGACGACGAGCCCGAAGAGGCCGAGGTCGCCCATGCGGTGCACGACCTCGAGCGGCAGGTGGTGGTCCTTGTCCCACTGGGCCACGTGCGGCTCCACCTCGCGCTCGGCGAAGTCGCGCACGCTCGCGCGGAAGTCCTCGTGGTCCTGCGACAGCTCGAACATGGCCGACCTCTCCCGGCGCCCCGGGGTCACCGGCAGCACCATTGCTTGACGTTGACGTCAACGTAAAGCATCATCTCGGGTCATGACAAGCCGGACGAAGGGGGCGACTCCCCCGAGCGCAGATGCTCCCGACGAGCACGCGCGGACGTGGACGATCCGCGAGGTCGCCGACGAGTTCGGCATCACCACGCGCACGGTCCGGCACTACGAGGACATCGGGCTCATCTCGCCCGAGCGGCAGGGCACGACGCGCCTCTTCCACCGGCGCGACCGCACCCGGCTGTCTCTGGTGCTGCGCGGCAAGCGGCTCGGCTTCCCGCTCGACGAGATCGCCAAGATCATCGACCTCTACGACGCACCGCGCGGTCGCCGCAGCCAGCTCGAGTACGTGCTCGGCCAGATCGACGAGCGCCGCGCGGACCTGGAGCAGCGGCGGCGCGACATCGACGACGCGCTCGCCGAGCTCGACACCTTCGAGCAGCGCTGCCGCACCGAGCTCCGCACGCGCTGACCCATCCGTTCCTCCCTTCGCCCCGAACTCCTGCCACGAGGCCTCCGGTCATCCGAGATCGGCCGGCCACGACGAAGGAGTCAGGTATGCACACCCTCACCAAGGCCGCCCTCGCCACCCCGGCCGCGTGCGCGATCCTCCTCGCGGGAGCCAACGGCGCGAGCGCCGACGAGAAGTGGACGATGAAGCTCACCGACACGATGGGCAACGACAGCGGGTCCTCGTCGACCGCACAGCTGTCGCTCGCCGGCGACCAGCTGACGGTCGACATCACGGGCACGGGGTTCACCCCCAACTCGCCCCACGCCCAGCACTTCCACGGGTCCTTCGACGAGAACAAGGACTTCACCTGCCCGACGTCGGCTGCCGACGCGGACGGCGACGGCCAGGTCAACACCGAGGAGGGCCTGCCGACCTACGGCGACATCATGATCTCGCTGACGACGAAGGGGGACACGAGCCCTGACAGCGGTCTCGCCGTCGACCGCATGCCGACCGCCGACGCGAACGGCAACCTGTCGTACTCGCGCACGATCACCCTGCCCGAGGGCGCCGGCGCCAAGCTGAAGAACCTGCACATCGTGCAGCACGGCCTCGACGCCAACGGCAACGACAAGTACGACCTCGACGCGCTCGGCGAGTCGAGCTTCGCGAAGTCCGTCGGGGTCAAGGGCATCCCCGAGGAGGCCACCAACCCGGCGACGTGCGGCACGGTCACCGGCGCGGCCGTCGGCGCTCCGCCCACGGGTGGCGTCGAGACGGGCGGCGGGAGCACCGAGGGTGTCGAGGCGAAGGGCGCCCTGGGCGCCGGCGCCTTCGCCATGGTCGGCGCGGTCGGCCTGCTCGCCTACCGCCGTCGCCTGACGCGGGAGAGCTGAGCCGGTCGTGCGTGAGCGCACCCGGGGCCGCGGCCGTCGCGCGCAGGTCGTGACGGTCGCGGTCGTGGCCCTCGCCGTCGTCGGGGGCAGCCTGACGGCCTTCGGCCTGTCGCAGCAGGAGACCCGCATGCCCCCGCCGGCCGCCGTGTCCGAGGGCGGGCACGCCGGGCACGGCCGCTCGAGCACGAGCTCGTCACCGTCGGCCAGCCCGACCTCCGGGTCCGGCCACGCGGGGCACCACATGGGCCCGGGGACGAGCAGCCCGGCGAGCCCGAGCGCGGCCGCACCGGCCACCACCGCACGGATGGCCCGCTCGCGGCCGACGTCGGTGTCCATCCCCTCGCTGGGGGTCACCAGCTCGGTCATCGACCTCGGCCTGCAACCGGACGACACCATGGAGGTGCCCCAGGACGCCACGAGCACCGGGTGGTTCACCGGCAGCCCCACCCCCGGGGAGCTCGGTCCGGCCGTCCTCGCCGGTCACGTCACGTGGGACAAGCGGCCCGCGGTCTTCTTCGAGCTGGGCTCGATGCGCGACGGGCAGCGGGTCGAGGTCTCCCGCGCGGACGGGTCGACCGCGGTCTTCGAGGTGACCGACGTCGGCCAGTACCCCAAGACGGACTTTCCCACCGACGAGGTCTACGGGGAGGTCGACCACGCCGCACTGCGGCTGATCACCTGCGGCGGTCACTTCGACGGCGAGACGGGTCACCACGTCGACAATGTCGTGGTCTACGCCGAGCTCGTCGACGAGCGCTGAGCCAACGGCGGTCGGGGCCACACCCTCGCGCTGGTCGAGGAGCGTGCGCAGCAAGCGTCTCGAGACCCGCGCTCAGCCCCGCTGGGCGAGGTAGGCGTCGATCTCCGCCGCGGTGGGGGCGGTCGTCGGGCCCTTGCGGGTGACCTTGATGGCCCCGGCCGCATTGGCCCGGCGGCAGGCATCGGGCCAGGCCACCCCCTTCGCCACCTCCGCGAGCAGGACTCCGGTGTGGGTGTCGCCGGCGCCATTGGTGTCAACCGGCGTCTCGGGGTACCCGGGCACGACGGTCGTCACGCCGTCGGTGTGCACCGCACACCCCTGCTCACCGTCACGGACGACGGCGACGGCACCCGGCTTCAGCAGTGCGGCCACGGCCTCGGCGGCCGGCCCCATCCCCTTCGCCCCGCCGAAGTCCTCGGACTCCTCGGCGTTGCCGGTCCACACGTCGGTGAGCGCGACGACCCGGGAGCGAAGGGAGGGCTCCAGCTCGGCGAAGACCGCACCGGGGTCGAGGACGACGAGGACCTCGTCGGGCAGCGACTCCAGCCAGGCGAGGAGCGGGTCGCGGGTGCGGCCCACGAGGCTGTAGCCGCTGACGCACACGAGGTCCCCCGCGACCGGCGCGCTCGTCGCGAGCGACTCGACGCTGATGTGCCGCTCGGCCTCCTGCGTCGTGACGAAGGTCCGCTCCGCGGAGGGCTCGACCATGACGATGCAGACACCCGTGTCGAGGTCCTCGACGACGGGGGCCGAGAGCGTGACGCCGTCGGCGGTGAGGGTCTCGCGGACGAGGTCACCGTTCGGGCCGCGCCCGTGGGCCCCCGCATGGACGGCCGCGGCGCCGGAGCGCACGGCCGCGAGCAGGATCGTCACCGCTCCCCCGGCGTAGCGCGCCACGGAGGTGGCCATCGAGTTGCCGCCGCGGCGGGGCAGGTCGGGCACCTCGACGACGACGTCGACGAGCGCCTGTGCGGTGTGGATCACCCTCGGGCTCATGGGGGCACACGCTACCGACGGACGCGGTCCGGCAGACTGCGGGCATGACGCACACCCCCCGCTTCGCCTCGGTCGACGACGTCACGGAGCGCCTGGCCGAGCACGGCTACCTCGCCTCCGACGAGATCGCGACGACCGTCTACCTCGCCGACCAGCTCGGCAAGCCGCTGCTCATCGAGGGCCCGGCGGGTGTCGGCAAGACCGCGCTCTCCGCGGCCGTGTCGGCGGCGACGGACGGCGAGCTCGTGCGCCTGCAGTGCTACGAGGGCGTCGACGAGGCGCGCGCGCTCTACGAGTGGAACCACGCCAAGCAGCTGCTGCGCATCACCGCCGCAGGCGCCCACCACGACTCCGCGGGCGCCGACGAGGCGGACTGGACGTCGGTCAAGGAGGACATCTTCACCGACGAGTTCCTCCTCTCCCGGCCGCTGCTCACCGCGATCCGCAACGAGCACCCGACGGTGCTGCTCATCGACGAGCTCGACAAGGCCGACGTCGAGATCGAGGGGCTGCTGCTCGAGGTGCTCTCCGACTTCCAGGTGACCGTGCCCGAGCTCGGGACGATCCGGGCGAGCCAGACCCCCTTCGTCGTCCTGACCTCCAATGCCACCCGTGAGCTGTCCGAGGCCCTGCGCCGACGCTGCCTCTACCTGCACATCGACTACCCCGAGTCCGACCTCGAGCTGCGGATCGTGCGCCTGACCGTGCCCGACCTCGACGAGACGCTCGCCGCCTCCGTCGTGCGGCTCGTCGGCGCGCTGCGCGAGATGCGGCTGCGCAAGTCGCCCTCGGTCGCCGAGACCATCGACTGGGCCCGCACGCTCGTCAGCCTGGGCACCGACGGCGAGCTGCAGCCGGAGCTCGTGCGCTCGACCCTCGGCGTCGTCCTCAAGCACCGCGAGGACATCGAGCTCGCGGTGCAGACCCTGGACCTGGACCGTGCCCTCGCCTGACCCGCTCGGCGAGCGGCTCGTCGACCTCGCCCGGGCGCTGCGCCGGCACGGCGTGACGGTCGGGACCTCAGAGGTGGCCGACGCCGCCTCTGCCGCAAGGGCGCTCGGCCTCGACGACCGCGAGCGCCTGCGCACCGGTCTCGCCGCGACGATGATGCGACGGTCCGCGGACCGGGCCGTCTTCGACCAGCTCTTCGACATCCACTTCCCCCCTGCCGTGGGTCACCGCACCGGCGACGCGGCCGACCTCGAGCCGACGGACACCGCGGGCGCCCGCGAGCGCGCGGCCGCGATCCGCGAGGAGCTCGTCGAGGCCCTCGCGCGCGGTGACCAGCAGGAGCTCGACCGGCTCGCCGCGCGGGCGGTCGGCGAGCTGGGCCGGCTGGCCAACGAGTCGTCGACCGGCGGCTGGTCGGCCAACCAGACCATCGAGCGGCTCGCCCCGCAGACCGCGATCGCGGCGGCCCTGCAGCGGGCCCGCGACGCCGGCGACGTCACCGGCGGGTCCGGCGAGGGCTCGGGCGGATCGGGCGAAGGGAGCGGCGGCGCCACCGGCAGCGGTGGCGGCGGCGCGGGCAGCGCCTGGCGGCCCGAGCAGCTGAGCGACCGCTACGACCGCGACGAGATCCGGCGCCGGGTCGGCGCCTTCCGTCGCAAGATCGAGACCGAGTCGGCGCGACGCAATGCCGAGGTCCGCGGACGCGACCGCATCTCGCGCTACGGCGTGCGAGACCCCTTGGAGCGCAAGGACTTCCTGCTCACCGGCAAGACCGAGGCGGCCGAGCTGCACGCGGTCATCGCTCCCCTGTCGCGCAAGCTCGCGGCCAAGCTCGCCGCCCGCCAGCGGCGGCAGTCGCGGGGCACCATCGACATCCGCCGGACCCTGCGCGCGGCGATGTCGACCGGTGGGGTGCCGGTGCGCCCGGCCTACAAGCGCCGCACCCGCAGCCGGGCCGACATCGTCCTGCTGTGCGACATGTCCGGGTCGGTGGCGGGCTTCTCCCGGTTCACGATGCTGCTGCTGCAGTCGCTCGCGGGGACCTTCCGCCGGGTGCGGTTCATCGGCTTCGTCAACACGTGCGACGACATCACCGAGCTGGTGCGCGAGGCGCAGTTCGGCGAGGACATCAGCGAGCGCGTCGCCCGCGAGGCGCAGATGACGCGCTGGCACGGGTCGAGCGACTACGGCGCCGCCTTCGTCGACGCCGTCGACCACCACCTCGACGCCATCGGTCCGCGGTCGACGGTCCTCGTCCTCGGCGACGCCCGGACCAACGGCACCAACCCGCAGGTCGACGCCCTGCGCGAGCTCGTCTCCCGTGCCCGGTACGCCGCCTGGCTCAACCCCGAGTCCGCCCGCATGTGGGACACCGGCGACTCCGTGGCCAGTCGCTACGCCGAGGTCGTCGACATGCACGAGGTGCGCAACATCGAGCAGCTGCGGCAGTTCGTCTCCCGCCTGCCGGTGGGCTGAGGCCACTACCCCTTCGTCCAGATCTGCAGAGGATCTCCAGATCTCCCACCGGGGATCCACCGGTGGGGCTCCCTAGCCTGATCCCATGACCGCTCCCGCACCGTGCGTGCTCGTCGTCGAGGACGACCCGACGATCAACCAGGCCCTGGCCGACCGCTTCACGGCGGAGGGCTTCGAGGTGGTGCAGGCGCACGACGGGCCGGGGGCGGTCGCCGCCCACGCCGAGCACGACCCCGCGGTCGTCGTGCTCGACCTCATGCTGCCCGGCTTCGACGGGCTCGAGGTGTGCCGCCGGATCCAGGCCGACCGCCCCGTGCCGGTGCTCATGCTCACCGCCCGCGACGACGAGAGCGACATCATCGTCGGGCTCGGGGTGGGCGCCGACGACTACCTCACCAAGCCATTTCGCATGCGCGAGGTCGTCGCCCGGGTCCGGGCCCTGCTGCGCCGCGTCGAGCGCGCTGCCGAGCTCGGGCGCCCCACCGAGACGATCACCCACCACGCCGGGCTCACCCTCGACGAGCGCACCCGTCGGTGCACCGTCGACGGCCACGCGGTCCACCTCACGCCGACGGAGTTCGACCTGCTCGCCCTCCTCGCCCGCGAGCCCGGCGCGGTGCTGCGCCGCGAGCGGATCGTTGCCGACCTGTGGGGCTGGGACGACGGTCTCGGCCGCGGCAGCCTCGACAGCCACGTCAAGTCGCTGCGGGCCAAGGTCGGCAGCCACCGGATCCGCACGGTCCACGGCGTCGGCTACGCCCTCGACGACGGGAACGACCGATGAACCGCTCCGCTCCACTACTCGAGCTCACCTCGATCCGCACCCGCCTCGCCGTCCTCGTCGGCGTGAGCGTCGTCGTCGCGGCGGTCGTCGGCACGGTCGGCACCGATGCCGGGGTCCCCCTGTGGATCGGCCTGCCCGCGACGATCGGCCTCGCCCTCGTCGTCACCCGCTGGCTGGCGACCGGCATGACGACCCCGCTCACCCAGATGACCGAGGCCGCACGGCGGATGGCGAAGGGGGACTACGGCGCCCGGATCACGACGTCGAGCCAGGACGAGGTCGGTGAGCTGGCCCGTGCCTTCGCGAGCATGGCCGCCGAGCTGGAGCAGGGCGAGGAGCACCGACGGCGTCTCGTCGCCACCGTCGCCCACGAGCTGCGCACGCCCCTGTCGGCGCAGCAGGCCCTGCTCGAGAACCTCGCCGACGGCGTCACCACCCCCGACGAGGCGACCCTGCGCGCCGCCCTCGCCCAGTCGGAGCGCCTCGGGTCGCTCGTCACCGACCTGCTCGACCTCTCCAGGCCCGACGGCAGGGGAATCCCCCTCTCCCCCAGCCGGATCCGCGTCGGTGACCTGCTCGACGACGCCATCGGCGAGACCACCCTCCAGGGCCGGGACGTCGCACTCGTCGCCGATGTCGAGCCCGCCGACCTCGTCGTCACCGGCGACCGCGCGCGCCTCGCCCAGGTCACCGCCAACCTCCTCGACAACGCGGTGCGGCACAGCCCGAGCGGCGGCACCGTCACCCTCACCGCCCGCGCCAGCGACGACGCGTGGACCCTCACCGTCGCCGACGACGGACCCGGCCTGACCCCGGAGCGGGCGGAGCGGCTCTTCCACCGCTTCCGTCCCGGCGGGGACGAAGGGGGTGGCACCGGCCTCGGCCTCGCCATCGCCGCGTGGGTCGCCTCGATGCACGGCGGCACCATCCGGGCGCTGCCCACCCCACTCCCTGAGGAGCGAGTCCGCGCAGCGGGCGAGCGTCTCGAGGGGTCCGGGGCCCGGCTCCAGCTCCGCCTCCCGCTCACCCCGCCGACCTCCCCTTCGCCCGCACCGCTCACCACCCAGGAGACCGTCATGACTGCTGCACAGCCCGCGCACGACCCCCTTCGAGGCTCGGCCGCGAACGGCCTCGCACCGGGTCCTGAGGAGGCGCGCCAGCGCCGTCTCGAAGGGCAGGGAACGGGACTCTCGTTGTCGCGGTGGTGGCCCGAGCGGATCACGCAGGGGCAGCCGCGGCTGCTGCTCGCCGCGCTCGCCGTCGGCCTGCTCGCCGCGA
Encoded proteins:
- a CDS encoding nucleoside triphosphate pyrophosphatase, which encodes MVSLVLASASPARLGLLRASGIAPDVVVSDVDEHAVESLARQRDPQLSPVQLAQLLAEAKGAAVASRLAGQTPFVLACDSVLEVDGQVHGKPGTPEVARERWEQVRGRSAVLHTGHHLVDMRDGRTAGGPASATVRFASVTDAEVEGYVATGEPLHVAGGFTLDGLGAPFVESIEGHPSTVVGLCLPLLRRLLTDLGTDWWSVAQSRA
- a CDS encoding MerR family DNA-binding transcriptional regulator, producing the protein MTSRTKGATPPSADAPDEHARTWTIREVADEFGITTRTVRHYEDIGLISPERQGTTRLFHRRDRTRLSLVLRGKRLGFPLDEIAKIIDLYDAPRGRRSQLEYVLGQIDERRADLEQRRRDIDDALAELDTFEQRCRTELRTR
- a CDS encoding lipase family protein gives rise to the protein MFSKKKRAVAAAALAVAVGLPLAGNAVAGPHDVPGTAGAKTLTDTPEAARPAFYEPPATIPSTPGTIIRSEPAPLLLDPFDLSSSVVTATRIMYSSTDADGTPIAVTGTVFVPKTSYVGASQRPLISYAPGTQGMGDSCAPSRQMESFFEYEGIGVGRAVARGYAVGITDFQGLGTPGSHTYMAREPQGRATLDLARAAKNLQGSGLDNKTPIGLMGYSQGGGAAAAAAELAPSYAPELNIKGSAIGAPPADLAKVGANIDGTTYSLFALFATLGVATTEHVDPKPFLNAQGLELASKVESACVFDLFSYANLDSSKYTTSGKKLSELLDEEPFKSAIAEQRIGKRKPNAPVQINHSLGDDVIPYAVGKQLASDWCDKGTRVSFNAGVTPTHVGGFLPHVEKSMLFFEARFAGLNQASSCWRL
- a CDS encoding acyl-CoA carboxylase subunit beta, with protein sequence MSSYPLDPAVEDVRRRIREAHEASERPTDKAAAKLESQGKLYVRDRIALLVDEGSFVEDGRYANALAPGLPADGVVTGRGLVDDRPVIVIANDPTVKAGSWGARTVEKIVRATETALREELPVFWLVDSAGARITDQVEMFPGRRGAGHIFHNQVALSGKVPQICCLFGPSAAGGAYIPSFTDLVIMVEGNASMYLGSPRMAEMVVGERVSLDEMGGARMHCTVSGVGDVLVADDTEAIEAARLWLSYLPQNWHSDLPSYQPEEPAAPLTAATIPERESQPFDVHDVIDGLVDDDSFFEVKELFATELVVGLGRMAGETVGIVANNSMAKGGVLFTDSADKAARFIWLCDAYSIPLIYLADVPGFMIGSEVERGGIIRHGAKMVSAVASATVPQFCVIVRKAYGAGLYAMGGPGFAPDATIALPTARVAVMGPEAAVNAVYANKIAQIEADEGEAARDEFIAARRAEYLEDVDLERLAADLVIDQVIEPEALREELLARLRHARGRDRRFSERRRGIPPV
- a CDS encoding S8 family serine peptidase translates to MKTWTAPFAAAACAVGLVVTAGSAGAATDDPLRDKLYGLDQVHAEQAWSSSRGAGTVVAVVDTGVDLGHPDLQGRLVPGADFVCGEQAGSCGDGSWKGQDGEGQEPDVHGTHVAGTIAATADNGIGVAGVAPDAKVMPIKVLEDGSGTAEDIAEGIRYAADNGADVINLSLGGLPGTQIFSILGLDTTMKDAIQYARDKGTLTVAAAGNTSTLLCNDPAFSSDSICVGATDKNEMKSYFSELPVKLSGTGVAAPGGSGRLLGGDCSEDILSTVPRGTGTDECGEGKDYAAFAGTSMATPHVAGVAAILFGQGRSMANVEQAILSTSRHPLLGTRGGYSALYGRGIVDAEAAVAYARD
- a CDS encoding acyl-CoA dehydrogenase family protein yields the protein MFELSQDHEDFRASVRDFAEREVEPHVAQWDKDHHLPLEVVHRMGDLGLFGLVVPERWGGSAETVDGVVQSDFTALCVAIEELGRIDQSIGITLSAGVGLGINPILTYGTDEQRDRWLPDLVAGRALAGFGLTEPDAGSDAGGTRTTAKRDGDEWVIDGAKSFITNSGTDITSLVTVTARTGTSAEGRPQISAIIVPSGTPGFTVEAPYDKLGWNISDTHGLSFAGCRVPADHLVGQEGQGFRQFLKTLDDGRIAISALATGLTQRMLELATDYAQTRTAFGRPIGVNQGVSFQVSDLAVMAETSRVLTYKAAWLKDEADRGRRSTQEVAKAASIAKLYTSEAAVSATRIATQVFGGNGFMEEYPVARFYRDAKILEIGEGTSEVQRMVIARHLGLPV